The following coding sequences lie in one Pseudomonas svalbardensis genomic window:
- a CDS encoding PLDc N-terminal domain-containing protein, which yields MGSTFNGLIGLIILALDIWAIINVLKSGADTGMKIIWVLLILLLPVLGLIIWAIAGPRGNVRI from the coding sequence ATGGGTTCCACGTTCAACGGTCTGATTGGCCTGATTATTCTTGCCTTGGATATCTGGGCAATCATCAACGTGCTCAAAAGTGGTGCCGACACAGGGATGAAAATCATCTGGGTGCTGCTGATCCTGCTGCTGCCGGTGCTGGGTCTGATCATCTGGGCCATCGCCGGGCCACGAGGCAATGTAAGGATCTGA
- the speE gene encoding polyamine aminopropyltransferase — MSNTPPSEYLETLYEGYGQRFRMEKLLHEVRTEHQHLVIFENPRMGRVMALDGVIQTTEADEFIYHEMLTHVPILAHGTAKRVLIIGGGDGGMLREVAKHRSIEHITMVEIDGAVVDMCKEFLPNHSKGAFADPRLNLVIDDGMRFVATTTEKFDVIISDSTDPIGPGEVLFSENFYQACRRCLNEGGILVTQNGTPFMQIEEVKTTAGRLRSLFPDWHFYQAAVPTYIGGAMTFAWGATNTAYRKLSRETLQQRFAGSGIITRYYNPEIHIGAFALPQYVLQAVNKPSND; from the coding sequence ATGAGCAACACCCCGCCCAGCGAGTATCTGGAAACTCTCTACGAAGGTTACGGCCAGCGTTTTCGCATGGAAAAACTGCTGCACGAAGTGCGCACCGAACACCAACACCTGGTGATTTTCGAGAACCCGCGCATGGGCCGCGTCATGGCGCTGGACGGCGTGATCCAGACCACCGAAGCCGACGAATTCATCTACCACGAGATGTTGACCCACGTGCCGATCCTGGCGCATGGCACCGCCAAGCGCGTACTGATCATCGGTGGCGGCGACGGCGGCATGCTGCGTGAAGTGGCCAAGCACCGCAGCATCGAGCACATCACCATGGTCGAGATTGACGGCGCCGTGGTCGACATGTGCAAGGAATTCCTGCCGAACCACTCCAAGGGTGCGTTCGCTGATCCACGCCTGAACCTGGTGATCGACGACGGCATGCGTTTCGTCGCCACCACCACCGAAAAATTCGACGTGATCATTTCCGATTCCACCGACCCGATCGGCCCGGGCGAAGTGCTGTTCTCGGAAAACTTCTACCAGGCCTGCCGTCGCTGCCTGAACGAAGGCGGCATCCTGGTGACCCAGAACGGTACGCCGTTCATGCAAATCGAAGAAGTCAAAACCACCGCCGGGCGCCTGCGCAGCCTGTTCCCGGACTGGCACTTCTATCAGGCGGCCGTGCCGACTTACATCGGCGGTGCCATGACCTTCGCCTGGGGCGCGACCAATACCGCTTATCGCAAATTGTCCCGCGAAACCCTGCAGCAGCGCTTCGCCGGTAGCGGCATCATCACCCGCTACTACAACCCGGAAATCCACATCGGCGCGTTCGCCTTGCCGCAATACGTCCTGCAGGCTGTGAACAAACCTAGCAACGACTGA
- a CDS encoding ribonuclease E inhibitor RraB: protein MSTAYQEDISTSVLRRMKEGGFDFSRFHPIEFYAIFPDEERARRAAGHYCGESLNAQISVRDDGAWYLELSKVMYATYDGIGDFEQDFEAVVEPLGGIIEGWGVKQEVRGRLA from the coding sequence ATGAGCACAGCCTATCAAGAAGACATCAGCACCAGCGTCTTGCGCCGTATGAAAGAAGGCGGCTTCGACTTTTCACGATTCCATCCCATCGAGTTCTACGCCATTTTCCCGGACGAGGAGCGGGCGCGCAGGGCGGCAGGGCATTACTGCGGTGAATCCTTGAATGCACAAATCAGCGTGCGCGACGACGGCGCGTGGTACCTGGAACTGAGCAAAGTGATGTACGCCACTTATGACGGCATCGGCGATTTTGAGCAGGATTTCGAGGCGGTGGTCGAGCCTTTGGGCGGCATCATCGAAGGATGGGGCGTCAAGCAGGAGGTACGAGGGCGACTCGCATAA
- a CDS encoding circularly permuted type 2 ATP-grasp protein, with amino-acid sequence MIRTYFDEMYDAGGQVRPHYREFARWLSETPDELLAPRRREADLLFHRAGITFTLYGDEQGTERLIPFDTIPRSIPASEWRVVERGCIQRVKALKMFLTDLYHEQRIIKAGIIPAEQVLANEQYQLAMQGLDLHRDIYSHISGVDLVRDGDGTYYVLEDNLRTPSGVSYMLEDRKMMMRLFPELFAAQRIAPIDHYPNLLLDTLKSSSPIDNPSVVVLTPGRFNSAFFEHAFLAREMGVELVEGADLFVRDDKVFMRTTDGPKAVDVIYRRLDDAFLDPLAFNPDSMLGVPGLLSSYRSGNVVLANAIGTGVADDKSVYPFVTDMIRFYLDEEPILKNVPTWQCRNPSELSHVLANLPELVVKETQGSGGYGMLVGPAATAAEIESFRARIKAKPHAYIAQPTLSLSTCPTFVENGIAPRHIDLRPFVLSGRETRVVPGGLTRVALREGSLVVNSSQGGGTKDTWVVED; translated from the coding sequence ATGATCCGCACCTATTTTGATGAGATGTACGATGCCGGCGGCCAGGTCCGCCCGCATTATCGGGAGTTTGCCCGTTGGCTGTCCGAAACGCCTGACGAGCTTTTGGCACCACGGCGACGCGAGGCCGATCTGTTATTTCATCGCGCCGGGATTACGTTCACGCTCTATGGTGATGAGCAAGGGACAGAGCGCCTGATTCCCTTCGACACCATCCCCCGCAGCATCCCCGCCAGTGAATGGCGAGTCGTCGAGCGCGGCTGCATTCAGCGGGTCAAGGCGTTGAAAATGTTCCTCACCGACCTCTATCACGAGCAGCGCATTATCAAGGCCGGCATCATTCCGGCCGAGCAAGTGCTGGCCAACGAGCAATACCAGTTGGCGATGCAAGGGCTGGATTTGCACCGCGATATCTATTCCCACATCTCCGGGGTCGATCTGGTGCGCGATGGCGACGGCACGTACTACGTGCTTGAAGACAACCTTCGTACACCGAGCGGCGTCAGCTACATGCTGGAAGACCGCAAGATGATGATGCGGTTGTTCCCCGAGTTGTTCGCGGCCCAGCGCATTGCCCCTATCGACCACTATCCGAACCTGTTGCTCGACACCTTGAAAAGCTCCAGCCCGATCGATAACCCGAGCGTGGTGGTGCTGACGCCGGGTCGTTTCAACAGCGCGTTCTTTGAACATGCGTTTCTGGCGCGGGAAATGGGCGTTGAGCTGGTGGAAGGCGCGGACCTGTTCGTGCGGGATGACAAGGTGTTCATGCGCACCACGGACGGACCGAAAGCCGTCGACGTGATCTACCGTCGCCTCGACGATGCGTTCCTCGATCCGCTGGCGTTCAACCCGGACTCGATGCTCGGCGTTCCAGGGCTGCTGTCGTCGTATCGCTCCGGCAACGTGGTGCTGGCAAATGCCATCGGCACCGGGGTCGCGGACGATAAGTCGGTGTATCCATTCGTCACGGACATGATCCGTTTCTATCTGGATGAAGAGCCGATTCTGAAGAATGTGCCGACGTGGCAGTGTCGTAATCCCTCTGAACTGTCCCATGTACTGGCCAATCTTCCAGAACTGGTGGTCAAGGAAACCCAGGGCTCCGGCGGTTACGGAATGCTGGTAGGGCCGGCGGCGACGGCGGCGGAAATCGAGTCTTTCCGCGCGCGGATCAAAGCAAAGCCCCATGCGTACATCGCGCAACCGACGTTGTCCCTGTCGACCTGTCCGACCTTTGTCGAAAACGGCATCGCTCCACGCCACATCGACCTGCGTCCGTTTGTATTGTCTGGCCGCGAAACCCGGGTTGTGCCCGGCGGTTTGACCCGTGTCGCCCTGCGCGAAGGCTCCCTGGTGGTGAATTCATCCCAGGGCGGTGGAACCAAGGACACCTGGGTGGTCGAGGATTGA
- a CDS encoding alpha-E domain-containing protein, with translation MLSRTASDLYWMSRYLERAENLARMLDISYSLSLMPQDGRGDGLHELAMPLLITGTLDDYLERHGELHAERLLHFFALDAANPASIYSCLGAARASAHAVRGRITADMWENINATWLEIRGIADQGLSRYGMSRFCEWIKERSHLFRGASYGTIMRNDAFRFIRLGTFIERADNTLRLLDARYEMAGDQAEAVSDGTAHAYYQWSALLRALSSFEAYTEIYRDAPGARHVAELLLLRADVPRSLRACTEEIDQILAQLPGANGRPAQRLAAEMDARLRYTGITEILDEGLHAWLTEFIPLVRQLGNAIHSSYLEAA, from the coding sequence ATGTTAAGTAGAACTGCCTCGGATTTGTATTGGATGTCGCGTTACCTGGAGCGGGCGGAAAACCTCGCACGGATGCTCGACATCAGTTATTCGCTGTCGCTGATGCCGCAGGATGGCCGTGGTGACGGCCTGCATGAACTCGCCATGCCGCTGTTGATCACCGGCACCCTGGACGATTACCTGGAGCGCCACGGTGAATTGCACGCTGAACGGCTGCTGCATTTCTTCGCCCTGGACGCGGCCAATCCGGCGAGCATCTACAGCTGCCTCGGCGCCGCGCGGGCCAGTGCCCATGCGGTGCGTGGGCGAATCACCGCCGATATGTGGGAAAACATCAATGCCACCTGGCTGGAAATTCGCGGGATAGCTGATCAAGGCTTGAGTCGCTACGGCATGAGCCGATTCTGCGAGTGGATCAAGGAACGTTCCCACCTGTTCCGCGGCGCGTCCTACGGCACGATCATGCGTAACGATGCGTTCCGCTTTATTCGTCTGGGGACGTTTATCGAAAGGGCCGACAACACGTTGCGCCTGCTCGACGCCCGCTACGAAATGGCTGGCGATCAGGCAGAGGCGGTCAGCGATGGCACCGCTCACGCGTATTACCAGTGGAGTGCTTTACTGCGGGCGTTGTCCTCGTTCGAGGCCTATACCGAAATCTACCGCGATGCGCCCGGCGCCCGGCATGTGGCTGAGTTGCTGTTGCTGCGCGCTGACGTGCCGCGTTCATTGCGCGCCTGCACTGAAGAAATCGACCAGATCCTTGCCCAGCTGCCGGGGGCCAACGGCCGTCCCGCGCAACGCCTGGCAGCGGAAATGGATGCACGCCTGCGCTACACCGGCATCACCGAAATTCTCGACGAAGGCCTGCACGCCTGGCTGACCGAGTTCATCCCGCTGGTGCGCCAGTTGGGTAACGCCATACACAGTTCCTACCTGGAGGCTGCATGA
- a CDS encoding transglutaminase family protein, which produces MRLSISHETTYHYEDQVRASIQYLRLTPHDSERQHVLSWQLDLPRPVRAQLDPFGNILHVLTMDEPHEAIIIGARGQVDIDELREAEHESQSALPFLRFTRLTEADEALRAFAEKECKQRRDRTALIDLMHGLNQHMTYTPGSTEVDTSAAQAFAGRSGVCQDHTHAFLACARSLGIPSRYVSGYLYSENSEHLASHAWAEAWLDDAWYSFDVTNELARPERHLKLAVGLDYLDACPVRGMRRGGGCEQMHAKVFVSPTPMPIISVQQQ; this is translated from the coding sequence ATGAGACTTTCCATTAGCCACGAGACCACCTATCACTACGAAGATCAGGTGCGGGCGAGCATCCAGTACCTGCGACTGACACCCCACGACAGCGAGCGCCAGCATGTGCTCAGCTGGCAGCTCGACTTGCCACGCCCGGTGCGTGCGCAACTCGATCCGTTCGGCAATATCTTGCACGTGCTGACCATGGACGAGCCTCATGAGGCGATCATCATCGGCGCTCGTGGGCAGGTGGACATTGACGAATTGCGTGAGGCGGAGCATGAAAGCCAGTCGGCGCTGCCGTTCCTGCGTTTCACGCGCCTGACCGAAGCCGACGAAGCCCTGCGTGCGTTCGCCGAGAAAGAATGCAAGCAGCGCCGGGATCGCACGGCGCTGATCGACTTGATGCATGGCCTGAACCAGCACATGACCTACACGCCGGGCTCCACCGAAGTGGACACCAGCGCCGCCCAGGCCTTCGCCGGGCGTTCGGGCGTCTGCCAGGACCACACCCACGCCTTTCTCGCCTGCGCTCGCAGCCTGGGCATCCCTTCGCGTTATGTGTCGGGCTATTTGTACAGCGAGAACAGCGAACACCTGGCCAGTCACGCCTGGGCGGAAGCCTGGCTCGATGACGCCTGGTACAGCTTCGACGTGACCAATGAATTGGCGCGGCCTGAGCGTCATTTGAAACTGGCGGTGGGCCTGGACTACCTGGATGCCTGCCCGGTGCGAGGCATGCGGCGTGGCGGTGGTTGCGAGCAGATGCATGCGAAGGTGTTTGTGTCACCGACACCGATGCCGATTATCTCAGTCCAACAGCAATAA
- a CDS encoding IS110 family transposase: protein MTILTSQTVVGVDIAKTEIVVYRSDRLTTDTIKNDRTALKRWLKTLPAQSAIAVEATNIYHLDTVELAHAMGHQVYVVDAYRVSNYRRGIGQRAKNDPCDARLLARYLTNEQDGLRIWSPPPKAYTSLKSLLHRRATLIQNHAGLMLSWANEPLLKKVQSAQQKAFKQADQAIQKLLRKVSKEAGIEENIDRCKAIEGVGELTATGLATTFMRGDFANSDAFIAFLGMDLTVDDSGKKNGPRHLTKKGDPEVRRLAYNAAMAACRSAKWKPFYESYLARGFSKTQALVALARKLCRVAFALMKNQSEYHPA, encoded by the coding sequence ATGACAATCCTTACTTCGCAGACGGTGGTTGGCGTCGATATCGCCAAGACCGAAATAGTTGTCTATCGCTCCGACCGGCTAACCACTGACACCATCAAGAACGATCGAACAGCCCTCAAACGCTGGCTTAAAACATTGCCCGCCCAAAGCGCTATCGCCGTTGAAGCCACCAACATCTACCACCTGGACACCGTCGAGCTGGCCCATGCGATGGGGCACCAGGTCTATGTCGTGGATGCTTATCGGGTGAGCAACTATCGCCGCGGCATCGGCCAACGAGCCAAGAACGATCCCTGCGATGCCCGTCTGCTGGCGCGTTATTTGACGAACGAACAAGACGGACTGCGGATCTGGAGCCCACCACCCAAGGCCTACACCTCGCTGAAAAGCCTGCTCCACAGACGTGCAACGCTGATCCAGAACCATGCCGGTCTGATGCTGAGCTGGGCCAATGAACCCTTGTTGAAGAAAGTACAGAGCGCCCAGCAAAAGGCCTTCAAGCAAGCGGATCAGGCCATTCAGAAACTGCTGCGCAAGGTCAGCAAAGAGGCGGGTATTGAAGAGAATATCGACCGCTGCAAAGCCATCGAAGGGGTTGGCGAACTGACTGCAACCGGGTTGGCGACGACCTTTATGCGCGGTGATTTTGCCAATAGTGATGCGTTCATCGCGTTTCTAGGGATGGACCTTACGGTCGATGACTCCGGGAAGAAGAACGGCCCCCGGCACCTGACAAAAAAAGGGGATCCGGAAGTCCGCCGGTTGGCTTACAACGCCGCAATGGCAGCCTGTCGCTCAGCTAAATGGAAACCGTTTTACGAGTCGTATTTGGCAAGAGGCTTCTCGAAAACCCAGGCCTTGGTGGCCCTTGCCCGGAAACTCTGCCGGGTGGCATTTGCCCTGATGAAAAATCAGAGCGAATACCACCCGGCCTGA
- a CDS encoding c-type cytochrome, with product MDGDHLKTLILFGALLLSTALSAAQLNLELGASSRTWQTEELLKHPQVQTLTISNDVSYKRDMSYRAVPLAALLTGIKPEDHLQAVALDGFAAELSAAPLLNTQGARAWLAIEEPAKPWPPLSEGKSGAGPFYLVWTDPQAGDISPEQWPFQVASIKRLAPVVERFPALLPDPALKADDPVNKGFALFQKNCLACHRLNGAGDAQFGPDLNIPFNPTEYFGADFLKRYIRDPQSLRQWPQAKMPGFSATVLPDGDLEGLVGYLKHMAGRKVKP from the coding sequence ATGGACGGCGATCACTTGAAAACGCTCATTCTTTTCGGGGCCTTGCTGCTCAGCACGGCTCTGTCTGCCGCACAACTGAACCTTGAGCTGGGCGCGAGCAGTCGCACCTGGCAAACCGAGGAGTTGCTTAAGCATCCTCAGGTTCAGACCCTCACTATCAGCAACGACGTTTCCTACAAACGGGACATGAGCTATCGCGCTGTTCCGTTGGCTGCGTTGTTGACGGGCATCAAACCTGAAGACCACTTACAGGCTGTAGCCCTGGATGGTTTCGCCGCAGAACTGTCAGCCGCGCCGTTGCTCAATACACAGGGTGCGCGCGCATGGTTGGCGATTGAAGAACCCGCCAAGCCGTGGCCACCGCTGTCGGAAGGCAAATCCGGCGCCGGGCCATTCTATCTGGTCTGGACCGATCCGCAGGCGGGCGACATCAGCCCCGAGCAATGGCCCTTTCAAGTGGCGAGCATCAAGCGCTTGGCACCGGTGGTCGAGCGCTTCCCTGCCCTGCTGCCCGATCCGGCGTTGAAGGCTGACGATCCGGTGAACAAGGGCTTTGCGCTGTTTCAGAAGAATTGCCTGGCGTGCCATCGATTGAACGGCGCCGGGGATGCGCAGTTTGGGCCGGACCTGAATATTCCGTTTAACCCGACCGAGTACTTCGGCGCGGATTTCCTCAAGCGCTACATTCGTGATCCGCAGAGCTTGCGCCAATGGCCACAGGCGAAGATGCCCGGATTCTCGGCGACGGTGTTGCCGGACGGGGATCTGGAGGGGTTGGTGGGGTATTTGAAGCACATGGCTGGGCGAAAAGTTAAACCCTGA
- a CDS encoding acetyl-CoA C-acetyltransferase: MTQALIFDALRTPRGKGKANGALHSVKPVNLVAGLLTALQQRTSLDTSQVDDVVLGCVTPIGDQGSDIAKTATQVADWDVSVAGLQINRFCASGLEAVNLGAMKVRSGFEDLVVVGGVESMSRVPMGSDGGAWALDPETNFHNHFAPQGVGADLIATIEGFSRQDVDAYALHSQQKAARARADGSFNKSLVPVQDQNGIILLDHDEFIRAESTMEGLGKLKPSFEMVGQMGFDATALRVFSHVERINHVHTAGNSSGIVDGAALMLIGSEAKGRALGLQPRARIVATAVTSTDPTIMLTGPAPATRKALAKAGLRVEDIDLFEVNEAFASVVLKFIKDMAIDPDKVNVNGGSIAMGHPLGATGCAILGTLLDELETRRLRYGLATLCVGGGMGIATIIERL, from the coding sequence ATGACCCAAGCTTTGATTTTCGACGCGTTACGCACGCCCCGCGGCAAAGGCAAGGCCAATGGCGCCTTGCACAGCGTCAAACCGGTGAACCTGGTAGCCGGGCTGCTAACGGCGCTGCAACAGCGCACGTCCCTCGACACCAGTCAGGTCGACGATGTGGTACTGGGCTGCGTGACGCCCATCGGCGACCAGGGTTCCGACATCGCCAAAACCGCGACTCAGGTGGCGGATTGGGACGTCAGCGTGGCGGGTTTGCAGATCAACCGCTTTTGCGCCTCGGGGCTGGAGGCGGTGAACCTTGGGGCGATGAAGGTGCGTTCCGGCTTCGAAGACCTGGTGGTGGTCGGCGGCGTCGAGTCCATGTCCCGCGTGCCGATGGGCAGCGATGGCGGCGCCTGGGCGCTGGACCCGGAGACCAATTTTCACAACCATTTTGCCCCTCAAGGCGTGGGCGCTGACCTGATCGCCACGATCGAAGGCTTTAGCCGTCAGGACGTCGATGCCTATGCGCTGCACTCCCAGCAAAAGGCTGCGCGGGCAAGGGCCGACGGTTCGTTCAACAAATCGCTGGTGCCGGTGCAGGACCAGAACGGCATCATCCTGCTCGATCACGATGAATTCATCCGCGCCGAATCGACCATGGAGGGCTTGGGCAAGCTCAAGCCGAGCTTCGAGATGGTCGGGCAAATGGGCTTCGATGCCACCGCGCTTCGGGTCTTCAGCCATGTTGAGCGGATCAACCACGTGCACACGGCGGGTAACAGTTCCGGGATCGTCGATGGCGCGGCGCTGATGCTGATCGGCTCCGAAGCCAAGGGCCGGGCGCTGGGTTTGCAACCGCGGGCGCGAATCGTCGCCACCGCCGTCACCAGCACCGACCCGACCATCATGCTCACCGGTCCCGCGCCGGCCACCCGCAAGGCTCTGGCCAAGGCCGGTCTACGGGTTGAAGACATCGACTTGTTCGAGGTTAACGAAGCCTTCGCCTCGGTGGTGCTGAAATTCATCAAGGACATGGCGATCGACCCGGACAAGGTCAACGTCAACGGCGGCTCCATCGCCATGGGCCACCCGCTGGGTGCCACTGGCTGCGCGATCCTCGGCACGCTGCTCGACGAATTGGAAACCCGGCGCCTGCGTTATGGCCTCGCGACGCTGTGTGTCGGCGGCGGCATGGGCATTGCCACCATCATCGAACGCCTCTGA
- a CDS encoding 3-hydroxyacyl-CoA dehydrogenase NAD-binding domain-containing protein, whose translation MTEAIRYEKGQDQIVVLTIDMPGQSANTMNAVYREAMAACVARLVADKDTIAGVIITSAKKTFFAGGDLNELIKVGKPEAKAFYDMVLTLKGQLRTLETLGKPVVAAINGAALGGGWEICLACHHRIALDDSSVQLGLPEVTLGLLPGGGGVVRMVRMLGIEKALPYLLEGKKVRPQQALRAGLIDELAADRDELLAKARAWIIAHPSAVQRWDVKGYQIPGGTPSNPKVAQMLAIAPSILRSKTQGCLPAPEKILCAAVEGAQVDFDTAHLIETRYFTELTTGQVSKNLIGTFWFQLNEINAGSSRPRGFSPYVTRRVGVLGAGMMGAGIAFVSASAGIDVVLKDINLAAAQKGKAHSAALLDKKVARGQLSADQRDATLARIHPTESDADLAGCDLIIEAVFEDRDLKAKVSSAAQKVVGPDAVIASNTSTLPISGLATAVPDQSKFLGLHFFSPVEKMPLVEIIKGAHTSNETLARGFDFVLQIKKTPIVVNDSRGFFTSRVFGTFTNEGIAMLGEGVSAPMIETEARKAGMPIGPLAISDEVSLSLMSHIRQQTAKDLQAEGKPLIEHPAFAVIDLLLNEYKRPGKAAGGGFYDYPARGQKHLWPELQRRFEKADGQISPKDVRDRLLFVQAIETVRCVEEGVLTSTADANVGSIFGIGFAAWTGGALQFINQYGVKDFVARAQYLAEQYGERFAPPALLLEKAAKEEAF comes from the coding sequence ATGACCGAAGCCATCCGTTACGAAAAAGGTCAGGACCAGATCGTCGTCCTGACCATCGACATGCCGGGCCAGAGCGCCAACACCATGAACGCGGTCTACCGCGAAGCCATGGCCGCCTGTGTTGCCAGACTCGTTGCCGACAAAGACACCATCGCTGGCGTGATCATCACCTCGGCCAAGAAAACTTTTTTCGCCGGCGGCGACCTCAACGAACTGATCAAGGTCGGCAAGCCTGAAGCCAAAGCCTTCTATGACATGGTGCTGACGCTCAAAGGGCAGCTGCGAACCCTGGAAACCCTCGGCAAACCGGTGGTCGCCGCGATCAACGGCGCCGCGTTGGGCGGCGGTTGGGAAATCTGCCTGGCGTGTCATCACCGGATTGCGCTGGACGATTCTTCGGTGCAACTCGGCTTGCCGGAAGTGACCCTCGGCTTGTTGCCGGGGGGCGGCGGAGTGGTGCGCATGGTGCGGATGCTCGGTATTGAAAAAGCCTTGCCCTATCTGCTCGAAGGCAAGAAAGTCCGGCCGCAGCAGGCGTTGCGGGCAGGTTTGATTGATGAGTTGGCGGCGGATCGTGATGAACTGCTGGCTAAGGCTCGCGCCTGGATTATTGCCCATCCTTCAGCTGTGCAGCGCTGGGACGTGAAGGGTTACCAGATTCCCGGTGGTACGCCGTCGAACCCGAAAGTCGCGCAGATGCTGGCCATCGCGCCGTCGATCCTGCGCAGCAAAACCCAGGGCTGCCTGCCGGCGCCAGAGAAAATCCTCTGCGCCGCGGTGGAAGGCGCTCAGGTGGATTTCGACACCGCGCACTTGATCGAAACCCGTTACTTCACCGAATTGACCACCGGCCAGGTGTCGAAAAACCTGATTGGCACGTTCTGGTTCCAGCTCAACGAAATCAATGCCGGCAGCTCGCGGCCTCGGGGGTTTTCGCCCTACGTGACTCGTCGCGTGGGCGTGCTGGGCGCAGGCATGATGGGCGCCGGAATCGCCTTTGTCAGCGCGTCGGCCGGCATCGACGTGGTGCTCAAGGACATCAACCTTGCGGCTGCACAGAAGGGCAAGGCTCATTCGGCGGCGCTGCTGGACAAGAAGGTTGCGCGTGGCCAATTGAGTGCCGATCAGCGCGATGCAACGCTGGCGCGAATTCACCCCACTGAAAGCGATGCCGACCTGGCCGGTTGTGATCTGATCATTGAAGCGGTGTTTGAAGATCGCGATTTGAAAGCCAAGGTCTCTTCGGCGGCGCAAAAAGTCGTTGGCCCGGATGCGGTGATTGCTTCCAACACGTCGACCTTGCCAATCAGCGGCCTCGCGACCGCCGTGCCGGATCAGAGCAAGTTCCTCGGCCTGCATTTCTTCAGCCCCGTGGAGAAAATGCCCTTGGTGGAAATCATCAAAGGCGCCCACACCAGCAACGAAACCCTCGCTCGCGGGTTCGATTTCGTCCTGCAAATCAAGAAAACGCCGATTGTGGTCAACGACAGTCGCGGTTTCTTCACCTCGCGGGTGTTCGGCACGTTCACCAACGAAGGCATCGCCATGCTGGGCGAAGGCGTGAGCGCGCCGATGATCGAGACCGAAGCGCGCAAGGCGGGCATGCCGATCGGACCTCTGGCGATCTCCGACGAAGTTTCCCTCAGCCTGATGAGCCATATCCGCCAGCAAACCGCCAAAGACCTGCAAGCAGAAGGGAAACCGCTGATTGAGCACCCGGCGTTCGCCGTGATTGACTTGCTACTCAACGAATACAAACGTCCGGGCAAGGCTGCGGGTGGTGGTTTCTACGATTATCCTGCCCGTGGGCAGAAGCATCTGTGGCCAGAGCTGCAACGCCGTTTTGAGAAGGCTGACGGGCAGATTTCGCCGAAGGACGTGCGTGATCGACTGCTGTTCGTGCAAGCCATCGAAACCGTGCGCTGTGTGGAGGAGGGGGTGTTGACCTCGACGGCGGATGCCAACGTCGGCTCGATCTTCGGCATCGGCTTCGCCGCCTGGACCGGCGGCGCGCTGCAGTTCATCAATCAGTACGGCGTGAAAGATTTCGTCGCCCGCGCCCAGTACCTGGCGGAGCAGTATGGCGAGCGATTCGCACCCCCTGCGCTATTGCTGGAAAAAGCTGCCAAAGAGGAGGCGTTCTAG
- a CDS encoding amidotransferase, producing MSLRICILETDILRPELVDQYQGYGQMFQRLFSQQPIAAEFTVYNVMQGEYPGDELTFDAYLVTGSKADSFGTDPWIETLRTYLLTRYERGDKLLGVCFGHQLLALLLGGKSERATQGWGVGTHNYKLAAKAPWMSPVREELTLLISHQDQVTALPENATVIASSDFCPFAAYHINDQVLCFQGHPEFIHDYSRALLDIRQEALGEQIYSKGMASLERDHHGTTVAEWMMRFVAHKPEAGSVQ from the coding sequence ATGTCGTTACGCATCTGCATTCTGGAAACCGACATCCTGCGTCCGGAACTGGTCGATCAATATCAGGGTTACGGGCAGATGTTCCAGCGTCTGTTTTCGCAGCAACCCATCGCTGCCGAGTTCACCGTGTACAACGTGATGCAGGGCGAGTATCCCGGCGATGAGCTGACGTTCGATGCCTACCTGGTCACCGGCAGCAAGGCCGATTCCTTCGGCACCGACCCGTGGATTGAAACCCTCAGGACTTATCTGCTGACCCGCTACGAGCGCGGTGACAAACTGCTGGGCGTGTGCTTCGGTCATCAACTGTTAGCGCTGCTGCTGGGTGGCAAGAGCGAACGTGCGACCCAAGGCTGGGGCGTCGGCACCCACAACTACAAACTCGCCGCCAAGGCACCATGGATGAGCCCGGTGAGGGAAGAGCTGACCTTGTTGATCAGCCATCAGGACCAGGTCACCGCGCTCCCGGAAAACGCCACGGTCATTGCTTCCAGCGATTTCTGCCCGTTCGCCGCGTACCACATCAACGATCAGGTGCTGTGCTTCCAGGGGCATCCGGAATTCATTCACGATTACTCGCGCGCGCTGTTGGACATTCGTCAGGAAGCGCTGGGCGAACAGATTTATTCGAAAGGTATGGCGAGCCTTGAGCGCGACCATCACGGCACTACCGTTGCGGAGTGGATGATGCGGTTTGTGGCGCACAAGCCTGAAGCTGGATCGGTTCAATGA